From Triticum aestivum cultivar Chinese Spring chromosome 4A, IWGSC CS RefSeq v2.1, whole genome shotgun sequence, a single genomic window includes:
- the LOC123085630 gene encoding programmed cell death protein 2 isoform X2, producing the protein MAQNETLFLQESHAALQTTTRDSQVPVSSGSKPPPPGTKPPPPPPATLGSDRPPHPHTRRQQPLLLTAEHGIWEWHSWVMSSTLLIFFTVRCVLQDATCNDMGGQESIKHLIKETQPNGGKLMEPNADKLRGLRITSLDDEDDDEIELPATVAAAASGYDDDDEDEDEEAEVMLGFLEKPKHPGLLRHLFPSKAGGIPAWLDPVNLPSGNSSCCGFCGEPLHFVLQIYAPIESNAAAFHRTLFMFMCPSMACLHRDQHEQWTRNQGNPRRSVRVFRCQLPRTNVFYSSKPPSHNNSDKPLCAGAALCHWCGTWKGDKICGGCKKSRYCSEKHQALHWRSGHKNDCLQIINSSEASSSVLPAVGKVPARTSWPEYQIAIDDEVDLDSDGCDENSSKSLVMQKHGKPDDTMQSWMDQFEADADNQCWAYFQERISRAPEQVLRYCRDPNVKPLWALSAGRPSNPDIPSCSYCKGPLCYEFQIMPQLLYYFGVRNEPDSLDWATIVVYTCKGSCDQSTSYKEEFAWVQLYPTSISRP; encoded by the exons ATGGCCCAAAACGAAACCCTATTTTTGCAGGAATCGCACGCAGCTCTCCAAACAACAACGAGGGACTCCCAGGTCCCAGTCTCTTCTGGATCGAAGCCGCCACCTCCTGgaacgaagccgccgccgccgccgccggcgacgcttGGATCCGACCGGCCACCACACCCCCACACCAGGAGGCAGCAGCCTCTTCTCCTGACGGCAG AGCATGGCATCTGGGAGTGGCACAGCTGGGTTATGTCTTCAACTCTTCTAATCTTCTTTACTGTTCGATGTGTTTTGCAAGATGCAACTTGCAATGACATGGGGGGACAAGAATCAATCAAGCACTTGATAAAAGAGACACAACCGAATGGGG GTAAGTTGATGGAGCCCAACGCCGACAAGCTACGCGGTCTTCGCATCACCTCCCTcgacgatgaagatgatgatgagatAGAACTGCCCGCGaccgtggctgcggcggcctcgggctatgatgacgatgacgaggacgaAGATGAAGAAGCGGAAGTGATGCTTGGTTTCCTGGAGAAGCCGAAGCATCCAGGCCTCCTCCGCCACCTCTTTCCTAGCAAGGCCGGAGGCATCCCG GCGTGGTTGGATCCCGTGAACTTGCCCTCGGGGAACTCCAGCTGCTGTGGCTTCTGCGGCGAGCCCCTGCACTTTGTCCTCCAG ATTTATGCTCCTATTGAGAGCAATGCAGCAGCATTCCACCGCACTCTCTTCATGTTCATGTGCCCGTCGATGGCATGCTTGCACCGAGACCAGCACGAACAGTGGACACGCAACCAAGGCAATCCTCGTAGAAG CGTGAGGGTTTTCCGGTGCCAGCTGCCTCGTACCAACGTGTTCTACTCAAGTAAACCTCCAAGTCACAATAACTCTGACAAGCCACTATGTGCCGGAG CTGCTCTCTGTCATTGGTGTGGTACATGGAAAGGGGATAAAATATGTGGTGGCTGCAAGAAATCACGTTACTGTTCTGAGAAACATCAG GCACTGCACTGGCGCTCTGGTCATAAAAATGATTGCCTACAGATAATCAATTCTTCTGAAGCTTCAAGTTCTGTGCTGCCAGCTGTAGGAAAAG TTCCAGCTAGGACTTCTTGGCCGGAATATCAGATAGCAATTGACGATGAAGTTGATTTGGATTCTGATGGTTGTGATGAAAACAGCTCAAAATCCTTGGTGATGCAAAAGCATGGTAAACCAGATGATACAATGCAGTCATGGATGGATCAATTTGAG GCTGATGCTGACAACCAATGCTGGGCATATTTTCAAGAGCGTATCTCAAGAGCACCAGAGCAAGTATTGAG ATACTGTCGAGATCCAAATGTAAAACCTCTGTGGGCTTTATCAGCTGGGCGTCCATCAAATCCTGACATCCCTTCATGTAGCTACTGTAAAGGTCCACTATGCTATGAATTTCAG ATAATGCCACAATTGCTTTATTACTTTGGTGTGAGAAATGAACCAGACTCTCTTGATTGGGCAACAATTGTTGTGTACACATGTAAAGGATCATGTGATCAAAGTACTAGCTACAAGGAAGAATTTGCATGGGTTCAGTTATATCCTACATCAATCTCAAGGCCGTAG
- the LOC123085630 gene encoding programmed cell death protein 2 isoform X6 yields the protein MEPNADKLRGLRITSLDDEDDDEIELPATVAAAASGYDDDDEDEDEEAEVMLGFLEKPKHPGLLRHLFPSKAGGIPAWLDPVNLPSGNSSCCGFCGEPLHFVLQIYAPIESNAAAFHRTLFMFMCPSMACLHRDQHEQWTRNQGNPRRSVRVFRCQLPRTNVFYSSKPPSHNNSDKPLCAGAALCHWCGTWKGDKICGGCKKSRYCSEKHQALHWRSGHKNDCLQIINSSEASSSVLPAVGKVPARTSWPEYQIAIDDEVDLDSDGCDENSSKSLVMQKHGKPDDTMQSWMDQFEADADNQCWAYFQERISRAPEQVLRYCRDPNVKPLWALSAGRPSNPDIPSCSYCKGPLCYEFQIMPQLLYYFGVRNEPDSLDWATIVVYTCKGSCDQSTSYKEEFAWVQLYPTSISRP from the exons ATGGAGCCCAACGCCGACAAGCTACGCGGTCTTCGCATCACCTCCCTcgacgatgaagatgatgatgagatAGAACTGCCCGCGaccgtggctgcggcggcctcgggctatgatgacgatgacgaggacgaAGATGAAGAAGCGGAAGTGATGCTTGGTTTCCTGGAGAAGCCGAAGCATCCAGGCCTCCTCCGCCACCTCTTTCCTAGCAAGGCCGGAGGCATCCCG GCGTGGTTGGATCCCGTGAACTTGCCCTCGGGGAACTCCAGCTGCTGTGGCTTCTGCGGCGAGCCCCTGCACTTTGTCCTCCAG ATTTATGCTCCTATTGAGAGCAATGCAGCAGCATTCCACCGCACTCTCTTCATGTTCATGTGCCCGTCGATGGCATGCTTGCACCGAGACCAGCACGAACAGTGGACACGCAACCAAGGCAATCCTCGTAGAAG CGTGAGGGTTTTCCGGTGCCAGCTGCCTCGTACCAACGTGTTCTACTCAAGTAAACCTCCAAGTCACAATAACTCTGACAAGCCACTATGTGCCGGAG CTGCTCTCTGTCATTGGTGTGGTACATGGAAAGGGGATAAAATATGTGGTGGCTGCAAGAAATCACGTTACTGTTCTGAGAAACATCAG GCACTGCACTGGCGCTCTGGTCATAAAAATGATTGCCTACAGATAATCAATTCTTCTGAAGCTTCAAGTTCTGTGCTGCCAGCTGTAGGAAAAG TTCCAGCTAGGACTTCTTGGCCGGAATATCAGATAGCAATTGACGATGAAGTTGATTTGGATTCTGATGGTTGTGATGAAAACAGCTCAAAATCCTTGGTGATGCAAAAGCATGGTAAACCAGATGATACAATGCAGTCATGGATGGATCAATTTGAG GCTGATGCTGACAACCAATGCTGGGCATATTTTCAAGAGCGTATCTCAAGAGCACCAGAGCAAGTATTGAG ATACTGTCGAGATCCAAATGTAAAACCTCTGTGGGCTTTATCAGCTGGGCGTCCATCAAATCCTGACATCCCTTCATGTAGCTACTGTAAAGGTCCACTATGCTATGAATTTCAG ATAATGCCACAATTGCTTTATTACTTTGGTGTGAGAAATGAACCAGACTCTCTTGATTGGGCAACAATTGTTGTGTACACATGTAAAGGATCATGTGATCAAAGTACTAGCTACAAGGAAGAATTTGCATGGGTTCAGTTATATCCTACATCAATCTCAAGGCCGTAG
- the LOC123085630 gene encoding programmed cell death protein 2 isoform X1, with translation MAQNETLFLQESHAALQTTTRDSQVPVSSGSKPPPPGTKPPPPPPATLGSDRPPHPHTRRQQPLLLTAEHGIWEWHSWVMSSTLLIFFTVRCVLQDATCNDMGGQESIKHLIKETQPNGGSKLMEPNADKLRGLRITSLDDEDDDEIELPATVAAAASGYDDDDEDEDEEAEVMLGFLEKPKHPGLLRHLFPSKAGGIPAWLDPVNLPSGNSSCCGFCGEPLHFVLQIYAPIESNAAAFHRTLFMFMCPSMACLHRDQHEQWTRNQGNPRRSVRVFRCQLPRTNVFYSSKPPSHNNSDKPLCAGAALCHWCGTWKGDKICGGCKKSRYCSEKHQALHWRSGHKNDCLQIINSSEASSSVLPAVGKVPARTSWPEYQIAIDDEVDLDSDGCDENSSKSLVMQKHGKPDDTMQSWMDQFEADADNQCWAYFQERISRAPEQVLRYCRDPNVKPLWALSAGRPSNPDIPSCSYCKGPLCYEFQIMPQLLYYFGVRNEPDSLDWATIVVYTCKGSCDQSTSYKEEFAWVQLYPTSISRP, from the exons ATGGCCCAAAACGAAACCCTATTTTTGCAGGAATCGCACGCAGCTCTCCAAACAACAACGAGGGACTCCCAGGTCCCAGTCTCTTCTGGATCGAAGCCGCCACCTCCTGgaacgaagccgccgccgccgccgccggcgacgcttGGATCCGACCGGCCACCACACCCCCACACCAGGAGGCAGCAGCCTCTTCTCCTGACGGCAG AGCATGGCATCTGGGAGTGGCACAGCTGGGTTATGTCTTCAACTCTTCTAATCTTCTTTACTGTTCGATGTGTTTTGCAAGATGCAACTTGCAATGACATGGGGGGACAAGAATCAATCAAGCACTTGATAAAAGAGACACAACCGAATGGGGGCA GTAAGTTGATGGAGCCCAACGCCGACAAGCTACGCGGTCTTCGCATCACCTCCCTcgacgatgaagatgatgatgagatAGAACTGCCCGCGaccgtggctgcggcggcctcgggctatgatgacgatgacgaggacgaAGATGAAGAAGCGGAAGTGATGCTTGGTTTCCTGGAGAAGCCGAAGCATCCAGGCCTCCTCCGCCACCTCTTTCCTAGCAAGGCCGGAGGCATCCCG GCGTGGTTGGATCCCGTGAACTTGCCCTCGGGGAACTCCAGCTGCTGTGGCTTCTGCGGCGAGCCCCTGCACTTTGTCCTCCAG ATTTATGCTCCTATTGAGAGCAATGCAGCAGCATTCCACCGCACTCTCTTCATGTTCATGTGCCCGTCGATGGCATGCTTGCACCGAGACCAGCACGAACAGTGGACACGCAACCAAGGCAATCCTCGTAGAAG CGTGAGGGTTTTCCGGTGCCAGCTGCCTCGTACCAACGTGTTCTACTCAAGTAAACCTCCAAGTCACAATAACTCTGACAAGCCACTATGTGCCGGAG CTGCTCTCTGTCATTGGTGTGGTACATGGAAAGGGGATAAAATATGTGGTGGCTGCAAGAAATCACGTTACTGTTCTGAGAAACATCAG GCACTGCACTGGCGCTCTGGTCATAAAAATGATTGCCTACAGATAATCAATTCTTCTGAAGCTTCAAGTTCTGTGCTGCCAGCTGTAGGAAAAG TTCCAGCTAGGACTTCTTGGCCGGAATATCAGATAGCAATTGACGATGAAGTTGATTTGGATTCTGATGGTTGTGATGAAAACAGCTCAAAATCCTTGGTGATGCAAAAGCATGGTAAACCAGATGATACAATGCAGTCATGGATGGATCAATTTGAG GCTGATGCTGACAACCAATGCTGGGCATATTTTCAAGAGCGTATCTCAAGAGCACCAGAGCAAGTATTGAG ATACTGTCGAGATCCAAATGTAAAACCTCTGTGGGCTTTATCAGCTGGGCGTCCATCAAATCCTGACATCCCTTCATGTAGCTACTGTAAAGGTCCACTATGCTATGAATTTCAG ATAATGCCACAATTGCTTTATTACTTTGGTGTGAGAAATGAACCAGACTCTCTTGATTGGGCAACAATTGTTGTGTACACATGTAAAGGATCATGTGATCAAAGTACTAGCTACAAGGAAGAATTTGCATGGGTTCAGTTATATCCTACATCAATCTCAAGGCCGTAG
- the LOC123085630 gene encoding programmed cell death protein 2 isoform X4: MAQNETLFLQESHAALQTTTRDSQVPVSSGSKPPPPGTKPPPPPPATLGSDRPPHPHTRRQQPLLLTADATCNDMGGQESIKHLIKETQPNGGKLMEPNADKLRGLRITSLDDEDDDEIELPATVAAAASGYDDDDEDEDEEAEVMLGFLEKPKHPGLLRHLFPSKAGGIPAWLDPVNLPSGNSSCCGFCGEPLHFVLQIYAPIESNAAAFHRTLFMFMCPSMACLHRDQHEQWTRNQGNPRRSVRVFRCQLPRTNVFYSSKPPSHNNSDKPLCAGAALCHWCGTWKGDKICGGCKKSRYCSEKHQALHWRSGHKNDCLQIINSSEASSSVLPAVGKVPARTSWPEYQIAIDDEVDLDSDGCDENSSKSLVMQKHGKPDDTMQSWMDQFEADADNQCWAYFQERISRAPEQVLRYCRDPNVKPLWALSAGRPSNPDIPSCSYCKGPLCYEFQIMPQLLYYFGVRNEPDSLDWATIVVYTCKGSCDQSTSYKEEFAWVQLYPTSISRP; this comes from the exons ATGGCCCAAAACGAAACCCTATTTTTGCAGGAATCGCACGCAGCTCTCCAAACAACAACGAGGGACTCCCAGGTCCCAGTCTCTTCTGGATCGAAGCCGCCACCTCCTGgaacgaagccgccgccgccgccgccggcgacgcttGGATCCGACCGGCCACCACACCCCCACACCAGGAGGCAGCAGCCTCTTCTCCTGACGGCAG ATGCAACTTGCAATGACATGGGGGGACAAGAATCAATCAAGCACTTGATAAAAGAGACACAACCGAATGGGG GTAAGTTGATGGAGCCCAACGCCGACAAGCTACGCGGTCTTCGCATCACCTCCCTcgacgatgaagatgatgatgagatAGAACTGCCCGCGaccgtggctgcggcggcctcgggctatgatgacgatgacgaggacgaAGATGAAGAAGCGGAAGTGATGCTTGGTTTCCTGGAGAAGCCGAAGCATCCAGGCCTCCTCCGCCACCTCTTTCCTAGCAAGGCCGGAGGCATCCCG GCGTGGTTGGATCCCGTGAACTTGCCCTCGGGGAACTCCAGCTGCTGTGGCTTCTGCGGCGAGCCCCTGCACTTTGTCCTCCAG ATTTATGCTCCTATTGAGAGCAATGCAGCAGCATTCCACCGCACTCTCTTCATGTTCATGTGCCCGTCGATGGCATGCTTGCACCGAGACCAGCACGAACAGTGGACACGCAACCAAGGCAATCCTCGTAGAAG CGTGAGGGTTTTCCGGTGCCAGCTGCCTCGTACCAACGTGTTCTACTCAAGTAAACCTCCAAGTCACAATAACTCTGACAAGCCACTATGTGCCGGAG CTGCTCTCTGTCATTGGTGTGGTACATGGAAAGGGGATAAAATATGTGGTGGCTGCAAGAAATCACGTTACTGTTCTGAGAAACATCAG GCACTGCACTGGCGCTCTGGTCATAAAAATGATTGCCTACAGATAATCAATTCTTCTGAAGCTTCAAGTTCTGTGCTGCCAGCTGTAGGAAAAG TTCCAGCTAGGACTTCTTGGCCGGAATATCAGATAGCAATTGACGATGAAGTTGATTTGGATTCTGATGGTTGTGATGAAAACAGCTCAAAATCCTTGGTGATGCAAAAGCATGGTAAACCAGATGATACAATGCAGTCATGGATGGATCAATTTGAG GCTGATGCTGACAACCAATGCTGGGCATATTTTCAAGAGCGTATCTCAAGAGCACCAGAGCAAGTATTGAG ATACTGTCGAGATCCAAATGTAAAACCTCTGTGGGCTTTATCAGCTGGGCGTCCATCAAATCCTGACATCCCTTCATGTAGCTACTGTAAAGGTCCACTATGCTATGAATTTCAG ATAATGCCACAATTGCTTTATTACTTTGGTGTGAGAAATGAACCAGACTCTCTTGATTGGGCAACAATTGTTGTGTACACATGTAAAGGATCATGTGATCAAAGTACTAGCTACAAGGAAGAATTTGCATGGGTTCAGTTATATCCTACATCAATCTCAAGGCCGTAG
- the LOC123085630 gene encoding programmed cell death protein 2 isoform X3, with translation MAQNETLFLQESHAALQTTTRDSQVPVSSGSKPPPPGTKPPPPPPATLGSDRPPHPHTRRQQPLLLTADATCNDMGGQESIKHLIKETQPNGGSKLMEPNADKLRGLRITSLDDEDDDEIELPATVAAAASGYDDDDEDEDEEAEVMLGFLEKPKHPGLLRHLFPSKAGGIPAWLDPVNLPSGNSSCCGFCGEPLHFVLQIYAPIESNAAAFHRTLFMFMCPSMACLHRDQHEQWTRNQGNPRRSVRVFRCQLPRTNVFYSSKPPSHNNSDKPLCAGAALCHWCGTWKGDKICGGCKKSRYCSEKHQALHWRSGHKNDCLQIINSSEASSSVLPAVGKVPARTSWPEYQIAIDDEVDLDSDGCDENSSKSLVMQKHGKPDDTMQSWMDQFEADADNQCWAYFQERISRAPEQVLRYCRDPNVKPLWALSAGRPSNPDIPSCSYCKGPLCYEFQIMPQLLYYFGVRNEPDSLDWATIVVYTCKGSCDQSTSYKEEFAWVQLYPTSISRP, from the exons ATGGCCCAAAACGAAACCCTATTTTTGCAGGAATCGCACGCAGCTCTCCAAACAACAACGAGGGACTCCCAGGTCCCAGTCTCTTCTGGATCGAAGCCGCCACCTCCTGgaacgaagccgccgccgccgccgccggcgacgcttGGATCCGACCGGCCACCACACCCCCACACCAGGAGGCAGCAGCCTCTTCTCCTGACGGCAG ATGCAACTTGCAATGACATGGGGGGACAAGAATCAATCAAGCACTTGATAAAAGAGACACAACCGAATGGGGGCA GTAAGTTGATGGAGCCCAACGCCGACAAGCTACGCGGTCTTCGCATCACCTCCCTcgacgatgaagatgatgatgagatAGAACTGCCCGCGaccgtggctgcggcggcctcgggctatgatgacgatgacgaggacgaAGATGAAGAAGCGGAAGTGATGCTTGGTTTCCTGGAGAAGCCGAAGCATCCAGGCCTCCTCCGCCACCTCTTTCCTAGCAAGGCCGGAGGCATCCCG GCGTGGTTGGATCCCGTGAACTTGCCCTCGGGGAACTCCAGCTGCTGTGGCTTCTGCGGCGAGCCCCTGCACTTTGTCCTCCAG ATTTATGCTCCTATTGAGAGCAATGCAGCAGCATTCCACCGCACTCTCTTCATGTTCATGTGCCCGTCGATGGCATGCTTGCACCGAGACCAGCACGAACAGTGGACACGCAACCAAGGCAATCCTCGTAGAAG CGTGAGGGTTTTCCGGTGCCAGCTGCCTCGTACCAACGTGTTCTACTCAAGTAAACCTCCAAGTCACAATAACTCTGACAAGCCACTATGTGCCGGAG CTGCTCTCTGTCATTGGTGTGGTACATGGAAAGGGGATAAAATATGTGGTGGCTGCAAGAAATCACGTTACTGTTCTGAGAAACATCAG GCACTGCACTGGCGCTCTGGTCATAAAAATGATTGCCTACAGATAATCAATTCTTCTGAAGCTTCAAGTTCTGTGCTGCCAGCTGTAGGAAAAG TTCCAGCTAGGACTTCTTGGCCGGAATATCAGATAGCAATTGACGATGAAGTTGATTTGGATTCTGATGGTTGTGATGAAAACAGCTCAAAATCCTTGGTGATGCAAAAGCATGGTAAACCAGATGATACAATGCAGTCATGGATGGATCAATTTGAG GCTGATGCTGACAACCAATGCTGGGCATATTTTCAAGAGCGTATCTCAAGAGCACCAGAGCAAGTATTGAG ATACTGTCGAGATCCAAATGTAAAACCTCTGTGGGCTTTATCAGCTGGGCGTCCATCAAATCCTGACATCCCTTCATGTAGCTACTGTAAAGGTCCACTATGCTATGAATTTCAG ATAATGCCACAATTGCTTTATTACTTTGGTGTGAGAAATGAACCAGACTCTCTTGATTGGGCAACAATTGTTGTGTACACATGTAAAGGATCATGTGATCAAAGTACTAGCTACAAGGAAGAATTTGCATGGGTTCAGTTATATCCTACATCAATCTCAAGGCCGTAG
- the LOC123085630 gene encoding programmed cell death protein 2 isoform X5, which translates to MAQNETLFLQESHAALQTTTRDSQVPVSSGSKPPPPGTKPPPPPPATLGSDRPPHPHTRRQQPLLLTAGKLMEPNADKLRGLRITSLDDEDDDEIELPATVAAAASGYDDDDEDEDEEAEVMLGFLEKPKHPGLLRHLFPSKAGGIPAWLDPVNLPSGNSSCCGFCGEPLHFVLQIYAPIESNAAAFHRTLFMFMCPSMACLHRDQHEQWTRNQGNPRRSVRVFRCQLPRTNVFYSSKPPSHNNSDKPLCAGAALCHWCGTWKGDKICGGCKKSRYCSEKHQALHWRSGHKNDCLQIINSSEASSSVLPAVGKVPARTSWPEYQIAIDDEVDLDSDGCDENSSKSLVMQKHGKPDDTMQSWMDQFEADADNQCWAYFQERISRAPEQVLRYCRDPNVKPLWALSAGRPSNPDIPSCSYCKGPLCYEFQIMPQLLYYFGVRNEPDSLDWATIVVYTCKGSCDQSTSYKEEFAWVQLYPTSISRP; encoded by the exons ATGGCCCAAAACGAAACCCTATTTTTGCAGGAATCGCACGCAGCTCTCCAAACAACAACGAGGGACTCCCAGGTCCCAGTCTCTTCTGGATCGAAGCCGCCACCTCCTGgaacgaagccgccgccgccgccgccggcgacgcttGGATCCGACCGGCCACCACACCCCCACACCAGGAGGCAGCAGCCTCTTCTCCTGACGGCAG GTAAGTTGATGGAGCCCAACGCCGACAAGCTACGCGGTCTTCGCATCACCTCCCTcgacgatgaagatgatgatgagatAGAACTGCCCGCGaccgtggctgcggcggcctcgggctatgatgacgatgacgaggacgaAGATGAAGAAGCGGAAGTGATGCTTGGTTTCCTGGAGAAGCCGAAGCATCCAGGCCTCCTCCGCCACCTCTTTCCTAGCAAGGCCGGAGGCATCCCG GCGTGGTTGGATCCCGTGAACTTGCCCTCGGGGAACTCCAGCTGCTGTGGCTTCTGCGGCGAGCCCCTGCACTTTGTCCTCCAG ATTTATGCTCCTATTGAGAGCAATGCAGCAGCATTCCACCGCACTCTCTTCATGTTCATGTGCCCGTCGATGGCATGCTTGCACCGAGACCAGCACGAACAGTGGACACGCAACCAAGGCAATCCTCGTAGAAG CGTGAGGGTTTTCCGGTGCCAGCTGCCTCGTACCAACGTGTTCTACTCAAGTAAACCTCCAAGTCACAATAACTCTGACAAGCCACTATGTGCCGGAG CTGCTCTCTGTCATTGGTGTGGTACATGGAAAGGGGATAAAATATGTGGTGGCTGCAAGAAATCACGTTACTGTTCTGAGAAACATCAG GCACTGCACTGGCGCTCTGGTCATAAAAATGATTGCCTACAGATAATCAATTCTTCTGAAGCTTCAAGTTCTGTGCTGCCAGCTGTAGGAAAAG TTCCAGCTAGGACTTCTTGGCCGGAATATCAGATAGCAATTGACGATGAAGTTGATTTGGATTCTGATGGTTGTGATGAAAACAGCTCAAAATCCTTGGTGATGCAAAAGCATGGTAAACCAGATGATACAATGCAGTCATGGATGGATCAATTTGAG GCTGATGCTGACAACCAATGCTGGGCATATTTTCAAGAGCGTATCTCAAGAGCACCAGAGCAAGTATTGAG ATACTGTCGAGATCCAAATGTAAAACCTCTGTGGGCTTTATCAGCTGGGCGTCCATCAAATCCTGACATCCCTTCATGTAGCTACTGTAAAGGTCCACTATGCTATGAATTTCAG ATAATGCCACAATTGCTTTATTACTTTGGTGTGAGAAATGAACCAGACTCTCTTGATTGGGCAACAATTGTTGTGTACACATGTAAAGGATCATGTGATCAAAGTACTAGCTACAAGGAAGAATTTGCATGGGTTCAGTTATATCCTACATCAATCTCAAGGCCGTAG